One genomic segment of Arachis duranensis cultivar V14167 chromosome 4, aradu.V14167.gnm2.J7QH, whole genome shotgun sequence includes these proteins:
- the LOC107484196 gene encoding uncharacterized protein LOC107484196 gives MASATNVSAQISSIPMLNGSNFKVLKDTVEIVLGCMDLDIVLRKEKPTSIPENLNEHSNPETFRGSITGEKDAKQFLKDVENFFAKNEKAEASSLLSKLVSMRYKDKGNIREYIIESLILPSKLKALKLKLSENLLVYFILISLPTHFGQFKVSYNTLKETRSLNELISHCVQKEERIQQDKTECVHMASSSQYKRKRDTTTDVPSKQKKAKKQDQVACGADCQVMLKDTSMWQTAI, from the exons ATGGCTTCAGCTACCAATGTTTCTGCACAAATTAGCAGTATTCCTATGCTGAATGgttcaaactttaaagttttGAAGGATACCGTAGAAATTGTCCTTGGTTGTATGGATCTAGATATAGTTCTTCGAAAGGAGAAACCCACTTCCATTCCAGAAAATCTCAATGag CACTCAAATCCTGAGACATTTCGGGGCTCAATTACTGGGGAAAAAGATGCCAAACAATTCTTGAAAGACGTTGAAAATTTCTTTGCTAAGAATGAAAAGGCAGAGGCAAGTAGCCTTTTGAGCAAGCTTGTCTCCATGAGGTATAAAGATAAAGGGAACATAAGGGAGTACATTATAGAAAGTCTCATCTTGCCTTCAAAATTGAAAGCACTAAAGTTAAAGTTGTCTGAAAACTTACTCGTGTATTTCATTTTGATCTCCCTTCCTACACACTTTGGGCAATTCAAAGTGAGTTATAACACTCTGAAGGAAACAAGGTCCTTAAATGAGCTTATATCTCACTGTGTGCAAAAAGAAGAGAGGATACAACAAGATAAGACTGAATGTGTTCATATGGCTTCATCTTCTCAATATAAAAGAAAGCGTGATACTACTACGGATGTGCCTTCTAAGCAGAAAAAGGCTAAGAAACAGGATCAA GTTGCCTGTGGAGCCGACTGCCAAGTGATGCTGAAAGATACATCTATGTGGCAGACGGCAATATAG